ACACCAGCAGCTGTTAGTTGGCCCCAATTTGGGTTATAACGGCTTATAAATCTTGTAACTCCAGCAGAGACTGGCCATTTTTCGGGTCTGAGTAGGGTTATTGCAAAGAACAGATCTTGCCACACAAAGATGAACTGGACCACAGCAACACTGATAACTGCAGGCATTGCAATCGGGAGGATTATCTTAAAGTATATCCCAATATCTCCAAGCCCATCTATTCTTGCGGCTTCCTCATAATCCTTTGGGATGGAGATAAAGAAGTTCCTCAAGAAAAATATCGTCCATGGCAGTGCAAATGCAGAATGAACGAGAATTATACCGTAAAACTGATTGTACATGTGCAAGTCTCTGAAAAGTTTTAGCAGAGGCACTATAACTGCCTGCTGGGGAATTACTTGAATGGCAACCAAAGTTAGAAATATCATAGTTTTGATTGGAAAACTGAATGCTGTAAATCCATATGCTGCCATTCCCGCTATCAGTATCGGTAGTATGGTTGCAAAGACCGCAATTAAGAGGGAGTTTAGAATATTTCTCCATAGTCCGGCTGCAAGCACAGTTCTGTAGTTTTCAAGGGTGAAATGGGCATTACTCAAATTCCACCATCCTGCAACTATTTCACTGAATGGCCTTATTGATGCCATTATTAGAGCTATTAGGGGAATTAAGAGAATAATTCCCAGGATCCATGCAACGGCATTTATCGTTATTTTGTACCTCCTTGTAACTTTCATGCTTCAACACCCCTCTCTTCGATCATCCTCTTCAGCATTCCTATTGAAAACAGGAAAACTGCAACGGTAAGTAGAGTAGCTATTGCAGCTGCATAGCCCCACTTGAGCATGTAGAAGATTTCGTAGTATATCATATATGCCAAGACTGAGAGGTACATTGGTATGGACTCTCCTCCAGAAAGGACATATATGAGATCGAATACCTTCAGAATATAAATTGAGCTCATCGTTACAACTACGATTAAAGCCGGTTTCAGAAGTGGTAATATAACATACCTAAAGCGTTGCCAGGGATTTGCACCGTCAATTACAGATGCTTCGAGAACTTCAACATCAAGTCCCTCAAGACCAGCTAAAAACACCGTCGTTGTAAAACCTTGCCACGCCCACAGTGAACCAATTATGATGAAGTATATCGCCGTGGAGGGGTCTTGTATCCACGCTCTTGGTTGTCCCCCAAATATTTCAATGATTTTGTTCACAATGCCTGAATATGGATCAAGGAGGAGCATCCAAACAATACCAACAACGGTTAGCGGCATGACCATACCAAGCATTACAAGTCCTCTCAAAACATTTCTTCCAACCACAGCCTTGTTGTGGAGTAAGAGCGCAAAACCAAGCCCAAGCAAGGTTACCAAAGGTAGGAATATTATGAATATGAAGAAATTGTTTTTTACAGAAGTCCAAAAGAGGGGATCATTCATCATGGTTTTATAATTCTCAAGCCCGACAAATTGGGGATTCGTGAATCCATCCCATTTTGTAAATCCTAAGTAGAACGTGTTTAGGATTGGGTATATGATAAAAATAAAAAGCAAAATAAAGGCGGGCGTCATTAGGATAAAGAAGTCCCTGTTGATCCTTCTGCCCATTTAAAACACCTCACGACTTGTAGTACTGCTGAGCTGCCTGTTCGAGCTCTTGAGCGATTTGCTTATAGTTGTCTGGGTTAGCCCAGAGTTCGAACAGCTTGTTCCAGATTACAGGCTGGAATCCTGAAGGAACGTTATCATCCAAATCCGGCACAACGGTGTACTTTGCCATCATGTCGATGATCTTTGCATCTACTGGATCATAAGCGCTCTTTGGAACCTTGAGATTTGGAGCTAGGTAGCCTTTCTGCTCGACCATAATCTTCTGGTATTCGGGGCCTGCAAACCATTTTGCCAGTTCAAGTGCCGCTTCTTTGTGAGGAGCGTTCTTTGGAATGATTATCCAATCTCCACCTGCCACAATTGCGAAGTCAACATTTGGATTAATCTCTGGGAATGGAATTAAATCGTAATCAACACCTGGTTTGTAACCCTCTTTCTGAAGCATCAGGTTAATCCAGTTACCCATGAAGTACATTGCAACTTCTCCTTTTCCTAATCTTGCAACTTGTGCCTCCCACTTTTCACCAATTGCAACCTTTGGATCACCATAGCAACCCTGTTTGAGAAGGTCGCTGAGTATCTTAAATGCTTCAACTACCTGAGGATCTGTCCACTTCACTTCGTGCTTCATGAGCTTCTGGTGAAGCTCTGGGCCACCAACTCTGATCAGGACAGCCTCAAATATATCACTTAAAGGCCATTTGTCAGCGGCACCGCTTGCCATTGGCTGAATGCCCTTACTCTTTAGCACGTCGCAAACTTGTTTAAGTTCATCCAAGGTCTTTGGTGGTTCGAGGTTGTTGTTCTTGAATACATGTACGTTGTACCATATACCTGGTTTAGCCCATGCCTTTATAGGAACTCCATAGTAGGTGTTTCCAGATTTAACAGGCTCAAGGAGGTTCTCCATTATCTCCCCCTTGTATGCATCAACCACTGAGTTCAGCGGTTCAAGCTGTCCTTTTTCTCCAAGCTCCTTTATCAAAGCAGGCCATGGTAGAATTGCTATATCAAAACCAGGTGATCCAGTTGCGAGCTCAGTAAGAACGGCATCTCTTAATTTTGATTGGATTACGTACTTGATCTTAACATTTGGATGTTCCTTTTCATATTGCTTTAGAGCATTTTGGAAGTTTTGTCCCTCAACTCCTCCCCACTGACCGTATACAATAACCTCAACAGTCTTTTGTTGTGTCTGCGTTGGTGAGGTGGGGGAACTTGTGGGAGAGGGGCTTGTCGGTGTAGTTGCCTCTTTTTGGGAGATACATCCAGCCACTATAGCACTTAACAAAAACAGGCTCAATAGCAGGGCAAATTTCCTAACACCACGCTTCATTAATGGACACCTCTTCGAAATTGTTCATCGATGTATTTACTTTTAGTATATTTATATTTTTCGGAACACAGTGGATGTGTATTATGTGGCATTGGGCATACTTGAGCTTGTTAAATTACAAGAATATCTTGATACATGTCCAGAATTTAAAATGTTATTAGTCCATTCATTTAGGGAGATTTTTGCAAAAAAGTTTTTATACGATTAAGGTATAAAAATCATCTGTCATATTGTATACTAAAAGTAAAAATGGTGGTAATAATGTTTGAAGTTACCAAGCTCAGAAGCAAGAGTATTGACACATATTCAAGTGTAGTTGGTGAGGAAACTATATCCAGAATAAAAGAAAAGGCAGAAGGACTCAAAGGAACGTCACTTGTCAATGTTAATTCCACAGCATATGGTGGAGGAGTCGCCGAGATACTTCACAACTTGATACCTTTGATGAGAAGCCTTGGAATTGATGCAAGATGGTTCGTGATTGAGGGAACTGATGAGTTTTTTAAAGTTACCAAGTCCTTTCACAATGCTCTCCAGGGAAACAAGGAGCTGAAGCTTACAGAGGAAATGAAGCAGCTATATCTTGAAATTAACAAGAGAAACTCTGAAAATTTTGATCCAAGTCTCTATGACTTTGTTGTTATCCATGATCCACAGCCTGCTCCGCTAATAAGCTTTTATGATAAAAGGCAGCCGTGGATATGGAGATGTCATATTGATCTGAGCGATCCAAATCCTGAATTCTGGGGCTTTTTAAGACAGTTTGTTGAAAAATATGACCGTTATATCTTCCATATGCCTGAATATGCACAGAGTGATCTTGATAAAGATAGAGTCATTATAATGCCCCCATCCATTGATCCGCTCAGCGAAAAAAACATTGAACTAAAAGAAAGTGAAATTTTAAAGATCTTGGAGAAGTTTGATGTAGATCCAGACAGACCAAAGATAACTCAAGTTGCAAGATTCGATCCATGGAAGGGAGTTTTCGACGTAATTGAGGTTTATAGGAAAGTCAAAGAAAAGATACCAGATGTTCAGCTTTTGCTTGTCAGTGCAATGGCACATGATGATCCTGAGGGATGGATATACTTTGAAAAAGTGCTTAGGAAAATCGGAGAAGATTATGACGTGAAGATACTGACGAATTTGATCGGTGTCCATGCTAAAGAGGTTAATGCATTTCAGAGAGCAAGTGACGTCGTTCTTCAGATGTCAACAAGGGAAGGATTTGGGTTAACCGTTAGTGAAGCCATGTGGAAGGAAAAACCAATTGTGGGTAGAGCAGTTGGCGGGATTAAGCTCCAAGTAGTTGATGGCAGGACGGGCTTTTTAATTAAGACAGTTAACGAAGCGGCTGAAAAGACTGTTTATTTGCTCAAACATCCAGAAATTGCAAAGGAAATGGGCAAAAATGCCAAGGAAAGAGTTAAGGAGAACTTCCTAATAACAAGACACTTAGAAAGGTATTTAGACCTTTTCAACTCATTTATTCAACAGTGATGAAAATGGAGATAAGCGAAAAGGTCCTTACAATGCTTACCAGGCTTGGCTTTACAAAGTATGAAGTCTTAACTTATTGGGCACTGTTAGTTTATGGTCCAAGCACAGCAAAAGAAATATCTGAGAGGAGTGGTGTGCCATATAACAGGGTATATGACACCATAGCTTCACTAAAAACAAGAGGCTTTGTAAGTGAAATTGAGAGTTCTCCAAGAGTCTATGTTGCGTTCTCTCCTTCAATAGCCTTCCTCAAGTTTAAGAAAGAAGTGGAAGACATAAAGCGGCAACTTGAAGAGGAGCTCAAGAAGATCAAAGTCAAGGAAGAAGAGAGGCCGGGGATATGGAGAACCAAAGACCTGGATGAAGCGGTAGAAATGGTTAAAGAATCACTTGATGCCTCACAATATGAGGTTATCCTCGTGGCACCTGAAAAATTCTTTGAGAAGATTGAGAACAATATAAAACAAGCATTGAGAAGAGGGGTTACAGTGTGTTTATATACTGAAGAAAAAATAGATTTGGTAGATTTTATCGAGATTGGAAATTTGTTTGTTAGAAAATTTCACAAATTGAACCACTTTATTGGAATGTTTGATGGTAGGGAAGTCATTGATATTCAGAACATAGGCTTTAGACCCAGGAATCCTCCAAGCTTTAAGGCAACCTATCCGGAAATTATATTTTCTCAGTACAGCTTTATCAGAGAAGCATTTAAAGAATCAAAGCTGATACTTGAAGATATAAACCGGAAGAACGATCTGAGATTCTTTACCACTTTCCATGCTGTAGATGTTATAAGAAGACACCTGAATGACAGCAACATTTATGCTGAGATAATTGCAAAAAATTTGAGCACGGGTGAGATTGAGCAGCTCAGAGGAAGGGTTGTTGGATACACAGTGGCAATGG
Above is a genomic segment from Thermococcus sp. SY098 containing:
- a CDS encoding TrmB family transcriptional regulator, whose protein sequence is MKMEISEKVLTMLTRLGFTKYEVLTYWALLVYGPSTAKEISERSGVPYNRVYDTIASLKTRGFVSEIESSPRVYVAFSPSIAFLKFKKEVEDIKRQLEEELKKIKVKEEERPGIWRTKDLDEAVEMVKESLDASQYEVILVAPEKFFEKIENNIKQALRRGVTVCLYTEEKIDLVDFIEIGNLFVRKFHKLNHFIGMFDGREVIDIQNIGFRPRNPPSFKATYPEIIFSQYSFIREAFKESKLILEDINRKNDLRFFTTFHAVDVIRRHLNDSNIYAEIIAKNLSTGEIEQLRGRVVGYTVAMEEGIDNFDLETEKGIFKIGGMFAVLEDYETTKIRLILT
- the treT gene encoding trehalose synthase; its protein translation is MFEVTKLRSKSIDTYSSVVGEETISRIKEKAEGLKGTSLVNVNSTAYGGGVAEILHNLIPLMRSLGIDARWFVIEGTDEFFKVTKSFHNALQGNKELKLTEEMKQLYLEINKRNSENFDPSLYDFVVIHDPQPAPLISFYDKRQPWIWRCHIDLSDPNPEFWGFLRQFVEKYDRYIFHMPEYAQSDLDKDRVIIMPPSIDPLSEKNIELKESEILKILEKFDVDPDRPKITQVARFDPWKGVFDVIEVYRKVKEKIPDVQLLLVSAMAHDDPEGWIYFEKVLRKIGEDYDVKILTNLIGVHAKEVNAFQRASDVVLQMSTREGFGLTVSEAMWKEKPIVGRAVGGIKLQVVDGRTGFLIKTVNEAAEKTVYLLKHPEIAKEMGKNAKERVKENFLITRHLERYLDLFNSFIQQ
- a CDS encoding sugar ABC transporter permease encodes the protein MGRRINRDFFILMTPAFILLFIFIIYPILNTFYLGFTKWDGFTNPQFVGLENYKTMMNDPLFWTSVKNNFFIFIIFLPLVTLLGLGFALLLHNKAVVGRNVLRGLVMLGMVMPLTVVGIVWMLLLDPYSGIVNKIIEIFGGQPRAWIQDPSTAIYFIIIGSLWAWQGFTTTVFLAGLEGLDVEVLEASVIDGANPWQRFRYVILPLLKPALIVVVTMSSIYILKVFDLIYVLSGGESIPMYLSVLAYMIYYEIFYMLKWGYAAAIATLLTVAVFLFSIGMLKRMIEERGVEA
- a CDS encoding ABC transporter substrate-binding protein; translated protein: MKRGVRKFALLLSLFLLSAIVAGCISQKEATTPTSPSPTSSPTSPTQTQQKTVEVIVYGQWGGVEGQNFQNALKQYEKEHPNVKIKYVIQSKLRDAVLTELATGSPGFDIAILPWPALIKELGEKGQLEPLNSVVDAYKGEIMENLLEPVKSGNTYYGVPIKAWAKPGIWYNVHVFKNNNLEPPKTLDELKQVCDVLKSKGIQPMASGAADKWPLSDIFEAVLIRVGGPELHQKLMKHEVKWTDPQVVEAFKILSDLLKQGCYGDPKVAIGEKWEAQVARLGKGEVAMYFMGNWINLMLQKEGYKPGVDYDLIPFPEINPNVDFAIVAGGDWIIIPKNAPHKEAALELAKWFAGPEYQKIMVEQKGYLAPNLKVPKSAYDPVDAKIIDMMAKYTVVPDLDDNVPSGFQPVIWNKLFELWANPDNYKQIAQELEQAAQQYYKS
- a CDS encoding carbohydrate ABC transporter permease, translating into MKVTRRYKITINAVAWILGIILLIPLIALIMASIRPFSEIVAGWWNLSNAHFTLENYRTVLAAGLWRNILNSLLIAVFATILPILIAGMAAYGFTAFSFPIKTMIFLTLVAIQVIPQQAVIVPLLKLFRDLHMYNQFYGIILVHSAFALPWTIFFLRNFFISIPKDYEEAARIDGLGDIGIYFKIILPIAMPAVISVAVVQFIFVWQDLFFAITLLRPEKWPVSAGVTRFISRYNPNWGQLTAAGVLAIIVPIVVYVLMQKYYMKGVSGGIKG